One genomic region from Patescibacteria group bacterium encodes:
- the ricT gene encoding regulatory iron-sulfur-containing complex subunit RicT, with amino-acid sequence MRVLKVQFTHWHKVYYFTTDDETLNVGDYVIVETELGMELGKVDGFTTMERVKELLKEPSEEEKQAGSPEEIKPIVRRATSGDLDKARENESRHDEAMEVCRQLIKKHSLPMKLVDVHFSYDGGRITFAFIADGRIDFRNLVKDLTRRFQKSIRMHQIGVRDEAKISGDVGPCGRTLCCKKILRENYGGVNTEMAYEQQVAHRGLERLSGQCGRLKCCLRYELPIYEELKKKLPAIDSTVKTSKGKGKVIGHEILKQAVKVQLDEDTIITVPANEIKK; translated from the coding sequence ATGCGCGTGCTCAAGGTACAATTCACCCATTGGCATAAAGTTTATTATTTTACGACCGACGATGAAACTCTCAATGTCGGCGATTATGTTATTGTGGAAACGGAACTGGGAATGGAACTGGGGAAAGTAGATGGTTTCACTACCATGGAAAGAGTAAAGGAGCTCTTGAAAGAGCCGTCGGAAGAAGAGAAACAGGCCGGTTCGCCGGAGGAAATCAAGCCGATTGTCCGCCGCGCCACTTCCGGAGATTTGGACAAAGCGCGGGAGAACGAGTCGCGTCATGACGAAGCCATGGAGGTTTGTCGTCAGCTCATCAAAAAACACAGTTTGCCGATGAAACTCGTGGACGTTCATTTTTCTTATGACGGCGGGCGGATAACTTTCGCTTTTATCGCCGACGGGCGCATTGATTTCAGAAATTTAGTCAAAGATTTAACTCGCCGTTTTCAGAAATCCATCCGGATGCACCAAATCGGCGTGCGCGATGAAGCCAAAATATCCGGCGATGTCGGCCCTTGCGGCCGGACGCTTTGCTGTAAAAAAATTCTTAGAGAAAATTACGGCGGCGTTAATACGGAAATGGCTTATGAACAACAGGTGGCGCATCGCGGGCTGGAAAGATTATCCGGGCAATGTGGGCGACTGAAATGCTGTTTGCGCTACGAATTGCCGATTTACGAGGAATTAAAAAAGAAATTGCCGGCTATTGATAGCACCGTCAAGACATCCAAAGGCAAGGGCAAGGTGATTGGCCATGAGATTTTAAAGCAAGCGGTAAAAGTTCAGTTGGACGAGGATACGATTATAACAGTGCCGGCGAACGAGATAAAAAAATAG